A window of Quercus robur chromosome 12, dhQueRobu3.1, whole genome shotgun sequence genomic DNA:
ACATCTTTGTTTATCATGCTTTGTTTTGGAGTCTCCAACATACAATGATTTATGATTCAAACTTCTTGAATCCTTGATAAACAGGGACACAGACACATTGGTCTGTTGTTGGGGGTTATGAAATTCTCCACTAGTTTTGAGGAATACAATTTCAAACCATGAAGGTTCCattttgatagttacaataggggtggggggatttgaaccttagacatctccattggaaacacaaggaggtgccaattgagctacaaagcTCTTGGCAAAACCATGAAGATTCAGTTATCCAGAAGCAGAAATCCTACCAGAAAAGTGAACAAAAATTGAGAGTTTTAAGATGTTTCAAGGATAAGTTAATGCATGTGctgaaataaataaacaatatgTTAGGCTAGCGTGCTTCAACCTTCTTACCTTCTACCAAAAGGGTCCCACATACCACAATCCAGTTGAAGTTGAACTGTTGAGCCATACAAAGAAATTGGTGGAAAAAATGGCGGACTTGATCATGAAGTTGATGATCCAGTCAAACGCTATATGAATAAGAAGGCTTAATGCCCAGTTTTTGGCACTAGAAAACAGGGCATCTAGCCATTGAATTGGGCAGCATTCTTGGCCACACGTGTACTTTCTGTGAGATTCACGTGTTCTCTTTGTTAGAAAATAGATGAAGAATTAACACGGGCCTATTGGGCATAGTATCCAAGTTACTGTACCAAATTAGTGGGCAAAAAGTTCAAGGGGTCTTAGTGCAATAGCATAAAAGATTAGGGGCTGTTGGTGCAAAATTCAAAAAGATGGTTATATTCCAGAATTAAACATGTTAGGAAATACAGCTACATAAACCTAGCTGCATAGAATCATTGAACCTCATCCATGACAAGTATGTAATTTATGGTATCAACCATAAGAACAAGAACATTTAAGGACACAAGGGAAAGAAAGGATCAGAAATTCACAAGATTATTTTACAGGAGAAAAATTGAAACACAGAACCCTAGTTCTGTCCAACACAAGTAAACCTCAACCCGTCTGATACAATCATAAAATTTGATGGACAGAGGGGGCCAACtttgtaaagaaaaatttcACGGCAAGAAAAACAATTGAGATTTGAAAGTAATTGACTAAACTCAAGAATGAGGCAAAATAAGATAGAGGAAATTTATACTCACAGTATCTAGCTCCATTTCAGCCGCTGAAAGTAGCCTATCAAAACAATGCCCAGATATTTTACAGACCAAAATCTCATCGGTGGGATCCATAACAATTTCTCTGCATGCATCATCACAGTGCTAAACATGTGCTAAATACTTGAATATATCAATACATAAAAAGGTTGATTTCCTGAAAAGTGTTCTCTACTGTGTACAAGTCCAGTCTTCTCACAAATAAATACATCTCCAATATGGTAGTAAGAACATGTTTCTCCAGAACAAGCATGGTCAGTGACCACCTTATCAGTCAGGCCCCTGCTGCTTTTCCACATAGACACTTGATCAGCCACTGTCTTATCAAGAATTATTCGGTCATCATTCACCTTCACAGATAAAACAGACATATCGAGGCAGCATGAAATAGTGTTTATTTGAGTGAATGCACATTGAATCAAAAGCTCAATTTTCAAATAGATGTTTCTCTTAAATAAGAGTCTCCAGTTCTTattcaaagaaataaaaaacaaaaaacaaaaaagagagactcCCGTTGCCCATTAAACAGACTACGTGgcgaataataaataaagaacaaaaggCGAAAACACCAATGAACTTTGGCTCAAGTTGAACTTCCTCCTCCCATAAGAAAGGATGGGGAGTGAGATCCTGGGTTCAAAACCCATTGGGTGCATGTAACTAACTTACCAAAACTttataaaaagataaatatcAGCAAATAAATCCTACAGATATAgagaaattctcaaaaaaaaatccctaggTTTCAAGCACCATAAGAATCTACAATATATAGTGGAGGCTGATAGGAATGGGAGCCGGGTATTTTTTCTCTCCACATTACCCCAAAGAAAAGGTGACAGGCAGTTAAGTGTTACCTGTGAAGGAAGAGGTGCTTGGCTTCTCTTGGCCGCTTGCATTTGAATGTAGTACTCTTTAAACTCAGGTTGGCAATCTCTAACAAGTTCAATCATGTCCTCTTCATCGCgctgaagaaaggaaaaaaaaaaaaagtaagcatCAATTAACTATAGCTCATATCTTCAACTATATGTATGTTTGGATGGAGAGAAGAGGAGAATAGTGGCCAGAACTAAGAGTACCTGAATATAAAGCTGTTTCCAAGGACATTGCCGTAACTTTTTTGTAGGGGGCAACAGACCCCATCTCATACAGTACCTGCACTCATGTTGGATGAACTAGCTTAGATACACATTCAAGTATTACCTacgaaccaaaaaaaaaagttcaaactaATATTATCAGTAACATAAACATTTCATAACATTTCTGTAAAACAACAAATTTACATACAGTAAATAATATAGGCTAAGAAGAAAGTGTACATTGAAGCCATATAATTAAAGATTAAGGCACCCTACACACCGGTGACTTGCTATAGATGAATTACATCCAGAGCCATAAGCAACATTTAAcagaagaaacaaaagaaagaaactttgGTAGATcaaatatatacaagaaaaaatattgcTTACATCCCCAAAGATCATATAGTATAAAGTcattttttatccctaaactttaaaatttttcatttttttttggttcctaaCTATTGAAAACGTTATagaacttggaaaaaaaaaatcttttttcatccctaatctttaaaaaattatgtttctaaaaataaataataataatttttattttctgttcctaaccataaaaaatgttatagaacttgaaaaataaaatcttttttcatccctaaactttaaaaaattatttttttgttcataagCATCAAAAAGGTTATAGaacttggggggggggggggtggatttctttttttcatccctaaactaaaAAAGCTATACTCATATCCAATGCACAAagctccaatttttttttgaggtttggGAGTGATGATTAGTAGACAAccttgccctttttttttttttttttttttgtgtgtggaaagACTAACTCTTGGACCCAAAACTTAAAGACATGTGGTTTTTGGTGGAAGACACTCGCCATTGCAATAAGGTGCAACATGTGACCAACTCTTTCGTGCCACCTATCCACCTAGtgtatctttatatatataatcaaagtTATTATCTAAGGGCGATGGATACTACAAGTTTTACTATATAGCCATTAAAATGTTATTAATTCCATTGACTGCTCTCTCAATTACTGTCCATCAATCGCATTCATTgccttgtcaatttttttttctttataattcaatagttggaggTGAGGGGATTTGTTTGTAAAGGTTATGTAACTTTTAGTAATTTCCGTTCTCTAATGCGAAAACATAGAAATCAGCTTCTCTAAGACAATAGTCAGTTATGTGTACAACTATATGCAATCACCTACTATTGTGTTTTCTCTTATACACATTCTCTGTACTAGGGCATGGGCTTTTGATctttaagtgtgtgtgtgtgttctaatTGCACCTGTTATAATTTTAAGCTATGTTACAATGCAAAGTAACTTTTTATTGggtttatattttgaaaataccaAGTTTCATGCCGATTGGATGCCAATTACTTTTCGTTTTAGAAACCCatattttatacacaattttaaatacaagtagttgaaatttaaacatttgatcaA
This region includes:
- the LOC126707910 gene encoding F-box protein SKIP31 isoform X4, with amino-acid sequence MTTTTTTTTTVVLDEEDENLAHFLESEVLSVSDQEDGKTVEEEPNAKRAKLVDKDKEEEEDDNNNNNKRNNVVPKRIESGIFSKVPSELFPHILKFLSSEDLVACSLVCRFLNYAASDEFLWRRLYCMRWGLLPPTKKLRQCPWKQLYIQRDEEDMIELVRDCQPEFKEYYIQMQAAKRSQAPLPSQVNDDRIILDKTVADQVSMWKSSRGLTDKVVTDHACSGETCSYYHIGDVFICEKTGLVHSREHFSGNQPFYVLIYSSI